Proteins encoded by one window of Fusobacterium perfoetens:
- the rsmI gene encoding 16S rRNA (cytidine(1402)-2'-O)-methyltransferase gives MLYIVATPIGNLEDITLRAVRILKEADYIFAEDTRVTKKLLNHLEITNTLYRYDEHTKQHQVENIVNLLKEGKNVALVTDAGTPCISDPGYEVVDAALNEGIKVIPVPGVSAMTAAASVAGVSMRRFIFEGFLPKKKGRQTLLKSFADEKRTIMFFESPHRVVKTLKDIEEFMGVKNIVLVREITKIYEEIIRGTTSELISKFEKQTLKGEFVIIVRGNEQEEKREKVNKYAKDEYEEEDDYEEEE, from the coding sequence ATGTTATATATAGTAGCAACACCAATAGGAAATTTGGAAGATATTACACTAAGAGCAGTGAGAATATTAAAAGAAGCTGATTATATATTTGCAGAAGATACAAGAGTAACTAAAAAACTTTTAAATCATCTAGAGATAACAAATACTCTTTACAGATATGATGAGCATACAAAACAGCATCAGGTTGAAAATATAGTAAATCTTCTTAAAGAAGGAAAAAATGTAGCTCTTGTAACAGATGCAGGAACACCATGTATCTCAGATCCAGGATATGAGGTTGTTGATGCTGCTCTTAATGAAGGAATAAAAGTTATTCCAGTTCCAGGGGTAAGTGCAATGACTGCAGCAGCTTCTGTTGCAGGTGTTTCAATGAGAAGATTTATATTTGAAGGTTTTCTTCCTAAGAAAAAAGGAAGACAAACTCTTCTTAAATCTTTTGCTGATGAAAAAAGAACGATAATGTTTTTTGAATCTCCTCACAGAGTAGTGAAAACTCTAAAAGATATAGAAGAATTTATGGGAGTGAAAAATATTGTTCTTGTAAGAGAAATAACAAAAATTTATGAGGAAATTATAAGAGGAACAACAAGTGAGCTTATTTCAAAGTTTGAAAAACAAACTCTTAAAGGAGAATTTGTAATAATTGTAAGAGGAAATGAGCAGGAAGAAAAAAGAGAAAAAGTAAATAAATATGCAAAAGATGAATATGAGGAAGAAGACGACTACGAAGAAGAGGAATAG
- the ylqF gene encoding ribosome biogenesis GTPase YlqF — protein MSMTKINWYPGHMKKTKDMMKENMPLIDIVLEVVDARIPISSRNPDIATFSKNKKRIIVINKADLVEKEEINQWRDYFIKNNDADEVLELSAETGFNMRKLYSIIDKVAAEKKERLMKKGLRKVNTRLMVAGIPNVGKSRLINRIVGKNSAGVGNMPGYTRGKQWVRIKEGLELLDTPGILWPKFEDERVGFNLAISGAIKDDILPIDDVACKLLDKMLAYGLKDNLKSRYKLTDEDFEGVTGNIIENIAKRMQMIQKGGNLNVHQATLTLLRDYRAAKLGKFGLDRELLQGGKNEK, from the coding sequence ATGTCAATGACAAAGATAAACTGGTATCCAGGGCATATGAAGAAAACAAAGGATATGATGAAGGAAAATATGCCCCTTATAGATATAGTTTTAGAAGTGGTAGATGCAAGAATTCCTATTTCAAGCAGAAATCCAGATATTGCAACTTTTTCAAAAAATAAAAAGAGAATAATAGTAATAAATAAGGCAGATCTTGTTGAAAAAGAAGAAATTAATCAATGGAGAGATTATTTTATAAAAAATAATGACGCTGATGAGGTTCTTGAGCTTAGTGCAGAAACAGGATTTAATATGAGAAAGCTTTATTCTATTATAGATAAAGTTGCTGCAGAAAAAAAAGAAAGACTTATGAAAAAAGGTCTTAGAAAAGTAAATACTAGACTTATGGTAGCAGGAATTCCAAATGTTGGAAAATCAAGGCTTATTAATAGAATAGTTGGAAAAAACAGTGCAGGTGTAGGTAATATGCCTGGATATACAAGAGGAAAACAATGGGTAAGAATAAAAGAAGGATTAGAACTTTTAGATACTCCTGGAATTTTGTGGCCTAAATTTGAAGATGAAAGAGTAGGATTTAATCTTGCTATTTCAGGGGCAATAAAAGATGATATTCTTCCTATTGATGATGTAGCTTGTAAACTTCTTGACAAGATGCTTGCATATGGACTTAAGGATAATCTGAAAAGCAGATATAAACTAACTGATGAAGATTTTGAAGGAGTGACAGGAAATATTATAGAAAATATTGCCAAAAGAATGCAGATGATACAAAAAGGAGGAAATCTTAATGTACATCAGGCAACTCTTACTCTTTTAAGAGACTACAGAGCTGCTAAATTAGGTAAATTTGGTTTGGACAGAGAACTGCTTCAGGGAGGAAAAAATGAAAAATAG
- a CDS encoding NAD+ synthase, producing MKNRAAEGLALDLKATEEILVNFLREEVHKVGFKKVILGLSGGIDSALVAFLAAKAFGSENVYTVMMPYKTSSKESLEHAELVVKASGINTKKVEITPMADAYFAMNDDMTSLRKGNIMARMRMCVLFDNSAKEGALVLGTSNKTEILLGYSTQFGDSASAINPIGDLYKAQVWALSEYMGVPSEVIKKKPSADLWEGQTDEQELGFSYQIADEILYYLVEERLQPCEIISLGYDEKTVEAVTRKIKINQYKRKLPVIANVSKRGMGNNFKYPRDWGV from the coding sequence ATGAAAAATAGAGCAGCTGAAGGACTTGCTTTAGATTTAAAAGCAACAGAAGAGATTCTTGTAAATTTTTTAAGAGAAGAAGTACATAAAGTAGGATTTAAAAAAGTAATTTTAGGACTTTCAGGAGGAATAGACTCAGCTCTTGTAGCATTTCTTGCAGCCAAGGCCTTTGGCTCTGAAAATGTTTATACAGTTATGATGCCTTATAAAACTTCAAGTAAAGAAAGTCTTGAACATGCAGAACTTGTAGTTAAAGCATCAGGAATAAATACAAAAAAGGTTGAGATAACTCCTATGGCAGATGCTTACTTTGCCATGAATGATGATATGACAAGCCTTAGAAAAGGAAATATTATGGCAAGAATGAGAATGTGTGTTCTTTTTGATAATTCAGCAAAAGAAGGAGCACTTGTTCTTGGAACTTCAAATAAAACAGAAATACTTTTAGGATACAGTACACAGTTTGGAGATTCAGCTTCAGCAATAAATCCTATAGGAGATTTATACAAAGCACAGGTATGGGCTTTATCTGAGTATATGGGTGTTCCTAGTGAAGTTATTAAGAAAAAACCAAGTGCTGATCTTTGGGAAGGACAGACAGATGAACAGGAGTTAGGATTTTCTTATCAGATAGCAGATGAAATTTTATATTATCTTGTGGAAGAAAGACTTCAGCCATGTGAAATAATATCCCTTGGATATGATGAAAAAACAGTTGAAGCAGTTACAAGAAAAATAAAAATAAATCAGTATAAGAGAAAACTTCCAGTAATTGCTAATGTATCAAAAAGAGGAATGGGAAACAATTTTAAATATCCAAGAGACTGGGGAGTATAA
- a CDS encoding NfeD family protein produces MLIWLGAAVVFFIIEAAVPGLVSLWFGIAAAITMIVSPFIKSIKYEFYFFIILSAIMFFLTRKISKSWKTRKKDRVDRIRGSIVEIKSINDKGFYEIYLDGKNWSGKSSEDLEVGEKAEVIGIEGIRLILKKIEK; encoded by the coding sequence ATGTTAATATGGCTGGGGGCAGCAGTGGTATTTTTTATAATTGAGGCAGCAGTGCCGGGACTTGTATCTCTGTGGTTTGGAATAGCTGCAGCTATAACAATGATAGTTTCTCCTTTTATAAAAAGTATAAAATATGAGTTTTATTTTTTCATAATACTTTCAGCAATAATGTTTTTTCTTACAAGAAAAATTTCTAAATCATGGAAAACAAGAAAAAAAGATAGAGTTGATAGGATAAGAGGAAGTATAGTTGAGATAAAAAGTATAAATGATAAGGGCTTTTATGAAATTTATCTTGATGGGAAAAATTGGAGTGGAAAAAGCAGTGAAGATCTTGAAGTAGGAGAGAAAGCTGAAGTAATAGGTATAGAAGGAATAAGGCTGATTTTAAAAAAAATAGAAAAATAA
- a CDS encoding histidinol-phosphatase HisJ family protein → MYKADSHVHSNFSGDSMEKLESIIERALELGMNEITITDHLDLDFPGEVNIFTLDLNNYIETLKKLKNEYRKKINLKIGIELGLQPHLKEEYREIFSCEDIDFIIGSSHCVAGMDIADKKFFEKYAKDEAHRIYFEEVLKNIDIFPEISIYGHLDFINRYGRSVYDDYKKINFEMHKEVIDKILKKLIEKKIGIEINTSALRYGLRDFHPCRKILKRYRELGGEIITIGSDAHRALDIMRDFDKAKDVLRELGFEKYCVFTKRKLEYKDL, encoded by the coding sequence ATGTATAAAGCAGATTCACATGTACACAGTAACTTTTCCGGAGATTCTATGGAGAAACTTGAAAGCATAATTGAAAGAGCCTTAGAACTTGGAATGAATGAGATAACAATAACAGATCATCTAGATTTAGATTTTCCTGGAGAGGTTAATATATTTACACTTGATTTAAACAATTATATAGAAACTTTAAAAAAGCTAAAAAATGAATACAGAAAAAAAATTAATTTAAAAATAGGAATAGAACTTGGTCTTCAGCCTCATTTAAAAGAAGAATACAGAGAGATATTTTCATGTGAAGATATAGATTTTATAATAGGTTCTTCTCATTGTGTAGCAGGAATGGACATAGCAGATAAAAAATTTTTTGAAAAATATGCAAAAGATGAAGCTCACAGAATATACTTTGAAGAAGTTTTAAAAAATATAGATATTTTTCCTGAAATAAGTATATATGGACATCTTGATTTTATAAACAGATATGGAAGAAGTGTCTATGATGATTATAAAAAAATAAATTTTGAAATGCATAAAGAAGTTATAGACAAAATTCTTAAAAAACTTATAGAAAAGAAGATAGGAATAGAAATTAATACATCAGCTTTAAGATATGGTTTGAGAGATTTTCATCCATGCAGAAAAATTTTAAAAAGATATAGAGAGCTTGGAGGAGAGATAATAACAATAGGTTCAGATGCTCATAGAGCTCTTGATATAATGAGAGATTTTGATAAAGCAAAAGATGTTTTAAGAGAACTTGGCTTTGAAAAATATTGTGTATTTACAAAAAGAAAATTAGAATATAAGGATTTATAA
- a CDS encoding ABC transporter substrate-binding protein, with protein MKKLLLGILILGAFAGCGNKEEGKTETAAKTPMTLEEITAAAKTEGEVNSVGMPDAWANWVGTWKDINTKYGLKHVDTDMSSAEEIAKFKAEGENATADIGDIGYEFGTVAVSQGVTQAYKPTTWEEIPEWAKDKDGHWVIGYTGTIAFIVNKELVKDIPTSWKELGESNAKVTVGAVGIASQATNSVLAAAFALGGDEGNIQPAINYFGKMAEEGRLLLNDPMIANLEKGEVEVGLVWDFNGLNYRDQIDRDKFEVLIPSDGSLTSGYATIINKYAKHPNAAKLTREFILSDEGQINLAEGYAKPIRTNVVLPDDVKAKLLPNEQYKNARPVKDFDAWKKTSENISQLWQEEVIYKVNK; from the coding sequence ATGAAAAAATTATTACTTGGAATTTTAATCTTAGGAGCATTTGCAGGATGTGGAAATAAAGAAGAGGGAAAAACGGAAACAGCAGCAAAAACACCGATGACTTTAGAAGAAATAACAGCAGCAGCTAAAACAGAAGGAGAAGTAAACAGTGTGGGAATGCCTGATGCTTGGGCAAACTGGGTAGGAACATGGAAAGATATTAATACAAAGTATGGTTTAAAACATGTTGATACAGATATGTCAAGTGCAGAAGAAATTGCTAAGTTTAAAGCTGAAGGGGAAAATGCAACAGCAGATATTGGAGATATTGGTTATGAATTTGGAACTGTAGCAGTATCTCAAGGAGTAACTCAGGCTTATAAACCTACAACATGGGAAGAGATTCCTGAATGGGCAAAAGACAAAGATGGTCATTGGGTTATAGGTTATACAGGAACTATAGCATTTATTGTAAATAAAGAACTTGTAAAAGATATTCCTACTTCATGGAAAGAACTTGGTGAAAGTAATGCAAAAGTAACTGTAGGAGCAGTAGGAATTGCTTCTCAGGCAACAAATTCAGTTCTTGCAGCAGCATTTGCACTTGGAGGAGATGAAGGAAATATTCAGCCAGCAATTAACTATTTTGGAAAAATGGCTGAGGAAGGAAGACTTCTTTTAAATGATCCTATGATAGCAAATCTTGAAAAAGGTGAAGTGGAAGTAGGACTTGTATGGGACTTTAATGGACTTAACTACAGAGATCAAATTGACAGAGATAAATTTGAAGTTTTAATTCCATCAGATGGATCACTTACAAGTGGATATGCAACAATAATTAATAAATATGCAAAACATCCTAATGCAGCAAAACTTACAAGAGAGTTTATTTTAAGTGATGAAGGACAAATAAACTTAGCAGAAGGATATGCAAAACCAATAAGAACAAATGTAGTTCTTCCAGATGATGTAAAAGCAAAACTTCTTCCAAATGAACAATACAAAAATGCAAGACCTGTAAAAGATTTTGATGCATGGAAGAAAACATCAGAAAATATTTCTCAGTTATGGCAAGAGGAGGTAATTTATAAAGTAAACAAATAG
- a CDS encoding alkaline phosphatase family protein: protein MEKKNRVILVLLDGLNYKNSDCMGYMTALEREGKAKFAKVLSEMPSLSKPLYETILTGKKPVEHGVLTNEIPVMSKEKNIFSLCREIGLTTGASGYYWLSELYNSAPFDKLRDTNTHDETKAIQHGRFYTLDYYPDESVFLDGEHIREKYNPDFLMIHSMNIDDTGHKYGSESKEYRYNVRTADNLLSVFVPRWTEAGYTIIVTSDHGMSPDGMHGGKNELEAEVPFWIINDSAETKLSHKMEQVYVASIIGNLLGIDTSGMKNKAESIYRGY, encoded by the coding sequence ATGGAAAAGAAAAATAGAGTTATATTAGTTCTTTTGGACGGATTAAATTATAAAAATTCAGATTGTATGGGATATATGACAGCACTTGAAAGAGAAGGAAAAGCAAAATTTGCAAAAGTTTTATCAGAGATGCCAAGTCTTTCAAAACCTTTGTATGAAACAATTTTAACTGGTAAAAAACCTGTTGAACATGGAGTCTTGACAAATGAAATTCCTGTTATGTCAAAGGAGAAAAATATTTTTTCTCTTTGCAGAGAGATAGGTCTTACAACAGGAGCTTCAGGATATTATTGGCTGAGTGAACTTTACAACTCAGCTCCATTTGATAAACTAAGAGATACAAATACTCATGATGAAACAAAAGCTATTCAGCATGGAAGATTTTATACTTTAGATTATTATCCTGATGAATCAGTATTTCTTGATGGAGAACATATAAGAGAAAAATATAATCCAGATTTTCTTATGATTCATTCAATGAATATAGATGATACTGGACACAAATATGGTTCAGAAAGTAAAGAATATAGATATAATGTGAGAACAGCAGATAATCTTTTATCAGTATTTGTACCAAGATGGACAGAAGCAGGATATACAATAATTGTTACATCTGATCATGGAATGAGCCCTGACGGAATGCATGGAGGAAAAAATGAACTTGAAGCAGAAGTTCCTTTTTGGATAATAAATGACAGTGCAGAAACAAAATTAAGTCATAAGATGGAACAGGTTTATGTAGCTTCTATTATAGGAAATCTTCTTGGAATAGATACAAGTGGTATGAAAAACAAAGCAGAGAGTATTTACAGGGGGTATTAA
- a CDS encoding ABC transporter permease, whose product MKRKTKEKVKYGLFLIPLLLIVIFFLIVPVISVIEGSFKADGETAYSLYNYKYIIQSKFYRQGFYNSIKVSALSTIFGIIVSFQLAYSISRLNEKIRENVLLYSNMMSNFSGLPLAFAFIIIMGANGVVTLILQKIGITGFDIYTQYGLILVYTYFQIPLGTLLLYPAFDSLDERWKEACSLLGGGRFDYWTRIGFPILKSSVIGTGIILFTNAMGAYATAYGIMVSNYNIIPIRIGALISGDVILKPNLASALAVILIIMILTVFFINEKFIQNNRFRQEGR is encoded by the coding sequence ATGAAGAGGAAGACTAAAGAAAAAGTAAAATATGGATTATTTCTTATTCCTCTTTTACTGATAGTTATATTTTTCCTTATTGTACCTGTAATATCTGTTATAGAGGGAAGTTTTAAGGCAGACGGGGAGACTGCCTATTCCCTTTATAACTATAAATATATAATACAGAGTAAATTTTATAGACAAGGATTTTACAATAGTATAAAAGTCTCTGCCCTTTCAACAATTTTTGGAATAATAGTTTCTTTTCAGCTGGCTTATTCAATAAGCAGATTAAATGAAAAAATAAGGGAAAATGTTCTTTTATATTCAAATATGATGTCTAATTTTTCAGGTCTTCCTCTTGCTTTTGCTTTTATTATAATTATGGGAGCAAATGGAGTTGTAACTCTTATTCTTCAAAAAATAGGAATAACTGGTTTTGATATTTATACACAATATGGACTTATACTTGTTTATACTTATTTTCAAATTCCATTAGGAACACTTCTTCTTTATCCTGCCTTTGACTCTCTTGATGAAAGATGGAAAGAAGCATGTAGTCTTTTAGGAGGAGGCAGATTTGATTACTGGACTAGAATAGGATTTCCAATTTTAAAATCTTCAGTTATAGGAACAGGAATAATTCTTTTTACAAATGCAATGGGAGCTTATGCAACAGCTTATGGAATAATGGTATCAAATTACAATATTATTCCAATAAGGATAGGAGCACTTATATCAGGAGATGTAATTTTAAAACCAAATCTTGCTTCAGCTCTTGCAGTAATTTTGATAATAATGATTTTAACAGTATTTTTTATAAATGAAAAATTCATTCAAAATAACAGATTCAGACAGGAGGGAAGATAG
- a CDS encoding ABC transporter permease — MGKKGNRKHYIITIVILILLSVPVAGTMLYSISSSWGATILPDGFTGKWFAALVTDSRFIASLERSLAIGVISLILSMVIVIPSIIISAYYFPKILKVIEFLSLIPFMVPAVVLAVGLLKVYSGLNFNIFGVPVIIIGAYFSVAFPFLYRGIKNSLDALHLKSLVETVNILGGTNFQAFRYVILPNLKKGIMSSGILSLAILLGEFMYANLLIGGRFETLQVYLYNMKGKSGHFTSAMVTLFFLFIFAVTFVAVNIEKISKSKVKR; from the coding sequence ATGGGAAAAAAAGGAAACAGAAAACATTATATTATAACCATTGTAATTCTTATTCTTCTTTCTGTTCCAGTTGCTGGAACTATGCTTTATTCAATAAGCAGCAGCTGGGGAGCAACAATTCTTCCTGATGGATTTACAGGAAAATGGTTTGCAGCTCTTGTAACTGATTCAAGATTTATTGCTTCTCTTGAAAGAAGTTTGGCAATAGGTGTAATTTCTCTTATTTTAAGTATGGTTATTGTTATTCCTTCAATAATAATATCAGCATATTATTTTCCAAAAATTTTGAAAGTAATAGAATTTTTATCTCTTATACCTTTTATGGTCCCAGCAGTTGTTCTTGCTGTAGGATTGTTAAAAGTTTATTCAGGATTAAATTTTAATATTTTTGGAGTTCCAGTGATAATAATAGGTGCTTATTTTTCAGTAGCATTTCCTTTTCTTTACAGAGGAATAAAGAATAGTCTTGATGCTCTTCATTTAAAAAGTCTTGTTGAAACTGTAAATATTCTTGGAGGAACAAATTTTCAGGCTTTCAGATATGTAATTCTGCCAAATCTTAAAAAAGGAATAATGAGTTCAGGAATATTGAGTCTTGCTATTCTTCTTGGAGAATTTATGTATGCAAATCTTCTTATAGGTGGAAGATTTGAGACGCTTCAAGTATATCTTTACAATATGAAGGGGAAAAGTGGTCACTTTACAAGTGCAATGGTAACATTATTTTTCTTATTCATATTTGCAGTTACATTTGTAGCAGTCAATATAGAAAAAATATCAAAATCAAAGGTTAAAAGATAA
- a CDS encoding ABC transporter ATP-binding protein, protein MSFVEIKNLEKSFDDTQVLKKLNLNIKEGEFVTLLGPSGCGKSTLLRCIAGLNSINSGSIFIDGKDMTNVIPKDRNIGMVFQNYALFPNMTVWENIEFGLKMKKEKNYDDKIKNMIEMVGLTGKENHYPNELSGGQQQRVAFARSLITRPKILLLDESLSALDAKIRKSLRDKLRKIQKQLGITTIFVTHDQEEALAVSDRIFVMNKGEISQSGTPEEIYTNPANEFMVDFIGNYNIFKGEDAEKIFGIKGKTVAVRPESIYVREEGRNYKEENFCRTKACIKDFMITGNIIRYTVVKNNVEFLVDLLNRGENKLFGKDKEIELMFMKKEIKVF, encoded by the coding sequence ATGAGTTTTGTTGAAATAAAAAATTTAGAAAAATCATTTGATGATACACAGGTATTAAAAAAATTAAATCTTAACATAAAGGAAGGAGAATTTGTAACTCTTTTAGGGCCTTCAGGATGTGGAAAAAGTACTCTTTTAAGATGTATAGCAGGTCTTAATTCAATAAACAGTGGTTCAATATTTATTGATGGAAAAGATATGACAAATGTAATTCCTAAAGACAGAAATATTGGAATGGTTTTTCAGAACTATGCTCTTTTTCCAAATATGACAGTATGGGAGAATATTGAATTTGGTCTGAAAATGAAAAAAGAAAAAAATTACGATGATAAAATAAAAAATATGATAGAAATGGTTGGATTAACTGGAAAAGAAAATCATTATCCAAATGAACTTTCAGGAGGGCAGCAACAAAGAGTTGCTTTTGCCAGATCTTTAATAACAAGACCTAAAATTCTTCTTCTTGATGAATCACTTTCAGCACTTGATGCAAAAATAAGAAAAAGTTTAAGGGATAAACTTAGAAAGATTCAAAAGCAGCTTGGAATAACAACAATTTTTGTTACTCATGACCAAGAAGAAGCTCTTGCAGTTTCAGACAGAATATTTGTAATGAATAAAGGAGAAATTTCTCAGTCAGGGACACCTGAAGAAATCTATACAAATCCTGCCAATGAATTTATGGTTGACTTTATAGGAAATTATAATATTTTTAAAGGTGAAGATGCAGAAAAAATTTTTGGAATCAAAGGAAAAACAGTAGCTGTTCGTCCAGAATCAATATATGTAAGAGAAGAGGGAAGAAATTATAAGGAAGAAAATTTCTGCAGAACTAAGGCTTGTATAAAAGATTTTATGATAACAGGAAATATTATAAGATATACAGTTGTAAAAAATAATGTAGAATTTTTGGTTGATCTTTTAAACAGAGGGGAAAATAAACTTTTTGGAAAAGATAAAGAGATTGAACTTATGTTTATGAAGAAGGAAATTAAAGTATTTTAA
- the argS gene encoding arginine--tRNA ligase, which yields MLRIEKYIEDVFMNAIHKLYPDKELKPIEITIATNEKFGDFQTNFAMMNSKIIGGNPRKIAEEIVNEIGSSPIIEKLEIAGPGFINIFMKDEYLAEYVSKMTTEKFEYNELNTKGDVIIDYSSPNIAKRMHIGHLRSTIIGDAVKRLYNFLGYHTVADNHIGDWGTQFGKLIIGYRKWLDKEAYEKNPIEELERVYVEFAKESENDPALDDMAREELKKLQDGDKENYALWQEFIKVSLDEYNKLYKRMDITFDTYYGESFYHNMMPSVLDELVEKGLAVEDQGAKVVFFNEKDNLHPCIVQKKDGAFLYSTSDIATVKFRKENYDINRLIYLTDERQQDHFKQFFKITEMLGWDIEKVHIWFGIMRFAEGVFSTRKGNVIRLEQLLDEGKKRALEVIEEKNPSLSEEEKNNIAEVVGVGAIKYADLSQNRQSPIIFEWDKVLSFEGNTAPYLQYSYARIQSIKKKAEEMGKVLTADTKIIIKDKIERNLVTYLTLFPTMVLKAGETYKPNLLTDYLFDLGKKFNTFYNACPILNQEDEVLLSRLLIADRTAEILKQGLDLLGIKTVDRM from the coding sequence ATGTTAAGAATTGAAAAATATATAGAAGATGTCTTTATGAATGCGATACATAAACTGTATCCTGATAAAGAACTTAAACCAATAGAAATAACTATAGCTACTAATGAAAAATTTGGAGATTTCCAAACTAACTTTGCTATGATGAATTCTAAAATCATAGGAGGAAATCCTAGAAAAATAGCTGAAGAAATTGTAAATGAAATAGGAAGTTCTCCTATTATAGAAAAACTTGAAATAGCTGGTCCTGGATTTATAAATATATTTATGAAAGATGAATATCTTGCTGAATATGTTTCTAAAATGACTACTGAGAAATTTGAATATAATGAACTTAATACAAAAGGAGATGTAATCATTGACTATTCTTCTCCTAATATAGCTAAGAGAATGCATATTGGGCATCTTCGTTCTACAATCATAGGAGATGCAGTAAAAAGACTTTATAATTTTCTTGGGTATCATACAGTAGCAGATAACCACATAGGAGACTGGGGTACTCAGTTTGGTAAACTTATTATAGGATATAGAAAGTGGCTTGATAAAGAAGCTTATGAAAAAAATCCTATAGAAGAACTTGAAAGAGTTTATGTAGAATTTGCAAAAGAAAGTGAAAATGATCCTGCTCTTGATGATATGGCAAGAGAAGAACTTAAAAAACTTCAAGATGGAGACAAAGAAAATTATGCTTTATGGCAGGAATTTATAAAAGTTTCTCTTGATGAATACAACAAGCTTTACAAAAGAATGGATATAACTTTTGACACATACTATGGTGAATCTTTCTACCATAACATGATGCCTTCTGTTCTTGATGAACTTGTTGAAAAAGGACTTGCTGTTGAAGATCAAGGAGCAAAAGTTGTTTTCTTTAATGAAAAAGATAACCTTCATCCATGTATAGTTCAAAAGAAAGATGGTGCTTTCCTTTACTCTACTTCTGATATTGCAACTGTTAAATTTAGAAAAGAGAATTATGATATAAACAGACTTATATATCTTACAGATGAAAGACAGCAAGATCACTTCAAACAATTCTTTAAAATAACTGAAATGCTTGGATGGGATATTGAAAAAGTTCATATTTGGTTTGGAATCATGAGATTTGCTGAGGGAGTATTCTCTACAAGAAAAGGTAATGTTATAAGACTTGAACAACTACTTGATGAAGGTAAGAAAAGAGCTCTTGAAGTTATTGAAGAAAAAAATCCATCTCTTTCAGAAGAGGAAAAAAATAATATTGCTGAAGTTGTTGGAGTGGGAGCTATTAAATATGCTGACCTTTCTCAAAACAGACAAAGTCCAATTATTTTTGAATGGGATAAAGTACTAAGTTTTGAAGGAAATACTGCACCATATCTTCAATATTCATATGCAAGAATCCAATCTATAAAGAAAAAAGCAGAAGAAATGGGAAAAGTTCTTACTGCTGATACAAAAATTATTATAAAAGATAAAATTGAAAGAAACCTTGTAACTTACCTTACTCTTTTCCCTACTATGGTTCTAAAAGCAGGGGAAACTTACAAGCCTAATCTTTTAACAGATTATCTTTTTGATCTTGGAAAAAAATTCAATACATTCTATAATGCTTGCCCTATCTTAAATCAAGAAGATGAAGTTTTACTTTCAAGACTTCTTATAGCAGACAGAACAGCTGAAATTTTAAAACAAGGTCTTGACCTTCTAGGAATTAAAACTGTTGACAGAATGTAA